In Bacillus sp. FJAT-45037, the following are encoded in one genomic region:
- the metA gene encoding homoserine O-acetyltransferase MetA: protein MPIKIPDHLPAKEILNNENIFVMDESRAYSQDIRPLKIIILNLMPVKETTETQLLRLLGNTPLQVDVSFLYPTTHISKNTAQEHLRSFYKTFEEIKSKKFDGMIITGAPIEQLEFEEVDYWPELTQIMDWSTTHVTSTLHICWGAQAGLYHHFGVNKYTLEQKLFGVFTHTILESNVKLLRGFDDEFLAPHSRHTDIKLEDVKNVTELDILSVSEEAGVYLIASKNGKQIFATGHSEYDTCTLEEEYRRDVERGFDIELPSNYFPKDNIENAPRLRWRAHSNLLFSNWLNYYVYQETPYDLSGE, encoded by the coding sequence ATGCCAATTAAAATTCCTGATCATTTACCTGCAAAGGAAATATTAAATAATGAGAACATATTCGTCATGGATGAAAGTCGAGCATATTCTCAAGACATTCGTCCATTAAAAATCATTATCCTAAATTTAATGCCCGTTAAAGAAACGACAGAAACACAGTTGCTTCGGTTGCTCGGAAACACGCCACTACAAGTAGATGTTTCTTTTTTATATCCTACTACTCATATTTCGAAAAATACAGCACAAGAGCATCTCCGGTCGTTTTATAAGACTTTTGAAGAAATTAAATCAAAGAAATTCGATGGAATGATCATTACTGGTGCACCCATTGAACAACTAGAATTTGAAGAGGTTGATTATTGGCCTGAACTTACCCAAATCATGGATTGGTCAACAACTCATGTTACCTCTACTCTACATATTTGCTGGGGGGCTCAAGCAGGTCTGTATCACCATTTTGGAGTGAATAAATATACGCTTGAACAAAAATTGTTCGGTGTATTTACACATACCATTCTAGAATCAAACGTGAAACTCCTGCGTGGTTTTGATGATGAATTTTTGGCTCCACACTCTAGACACACAGACATAAAATTAGAAGATGTGAAAAATGTTACAGAACTTGATATACTCAGTGTGTCTGAAGAGGCCGGTGTTTATTTAATCGCTTCTAAAAATGGCAAACAAATCTTTGCAACAGGGCACTCTGAATATGATACATGTACGTTAGAAGAAGAGTATAGAAGAGATGTGGAAAGAGGATTTGATATCGAGTTACCTTCGAATTATTTTCCAAAGGACAATATAGAAAATGCTCCTCGTCTAAGATGGCGAGCTCATTCCAATTTATTGTTTTCTAACTGGCTCAACTATTATGTGTACCAAGAAACGCCTTATGACTTATCCGGTGAATAA
- a CDS encoding reverse transcriptase-like protein yields MKYRLEWYYQLPKGKKSFFMKSEMINLGEALLLTSDLEKTGRLKSIEYYDEKDRFWSKKELEKLSKVEETEPKDIIIYVDGGFDAQKKIAGIGIIIHFKQHNKAWRIRHNEQMNYLSDNNEAELAAMFQSMALLEEIGATHQSIIIRSDSKVATHQASGKWPCYEDHYNAWLDRLDKKKAALNIEIVFEEIDRKENKEADHLATQALSGVKVSAKKQL; encoded by the coding sequence GTGAAATATCGACTTGAATGGTATTATCAGCTTCCGAAGGGAAAAAAGAGTTTTTTCATGAAATCTGAGATGATAAATCTAGGTGAGGCTCTACTGTTAACATCGGACTTAGAGAAAACAGGTCGCTTAAAATCGATCGAATACTATGATGAAAAGGATCGATTTTGGTCTAAAAAAGAGTTAGAAAAATTATCAAAAGTCGAAGAAACCGAACCTAAGGATATCATCATCTATGTTGATGGAGGCTTCGATGCACAAAAGAAAATCGCAGGTATCGGGATCATTATTCACTTCAAACAACATAATAAAGCTTGGCGTATTCGTCACAATGAACAAATGAATTATTTAAGTGATAACAATGAAGCCGAACTTGCTGCGATGTTTCAATCAATGGCCTTACTAGAAGAGATAGGTGCCACCCATCAATCGATTATCATACGATCAGATTCTAAAGTCGCTACCCACCAAGCATCAGGGAAATGGCCTTGTTATGAAGATCATTATAATGCGTGGTTAGATCGATTAGATAAGAAAAAAGCAGCGTTGAATATTGAGATCGTATTCGAGGAGATTGATCGCAAAGAAAACAAAGAAGCCGATCATTTGGCGACACAAGCGCTAAGTGGTGTGAAGGTATCCGCTAAAAAACAATTATAA
- a CDS encoding PHP domain-containing protein yields the protein MSNFKNSDLHMHSTASDGNYKPKELMIKCKEAGLEIVSLTDHDTFSGLREAMDVGVELGLTVIPGIELSTKSHGRSVHILGYGLDYHDESLLSFLEKQKQYRSRRLDHMLNKLASVNINLTRTDVLFYVDGGSIGRPHVAKAMIDRGYVETVAEAFDGYLGEGKPGFVEKEKEMTVEEAIKLIHQYGGLAVVAHPTYYQLDDEIEHWVIKWGLDGVEVFHRDHDQVAQQKYLELCHTIEAKTGQELLKTGGSDFHDEEYGRVPEPLGITRLDNSYAKVMIKRLKESGSL from the coding sequence ATGTCAAACTTTAAAAACAGTGATCTTCATATGCATTCCACTGCATCAGATGGTAATTATAAGCCGAAAGAACTAATGATTAAATGTAAGGAGGCAGGCCTTGAGATTGTTTCTCTTACTGACCATGACACCTTTAGTGGCCTTAGAGAAGCGATGGATGTTGGGGTTGAGCTTGGTCTAACTGTCATTCCGGGCATTGAACTGTCAACGAAAAGCCACGGACGAAGTGTCCATATACTAGGTTACGGTTTAGATTACCATGATGAATCGTTGCTTTCATTTTTAGAAAAACAAAAGCAATACCGAAGCCGTCGCTTAGACCATATGTTAAACAAGCTAGCTTCAGTAAACATTAATTTAACGAGAACGGATGTTCTTTTTTACGTAGACGGTGGTAGCATAGGTAGGCCTCATGTAGCCAAAGCAATGATCGACCGTGGCTATGTAGAAACGGTCGCAGAAGCTTTTGATGGTTATTTAGGCGAAGGAAAACCAGGCTTTGTTGAAAAAGAAAAAGAGATGACTGTCGAGGAAGCGATTAAACTCATTCATCAATACGGGGGGCTAGCTGTCGTCGCTCACCCTACTTATTACCAGTTAGATGATGAGATAGAACATTGGGTCATCAAGTGGGGTCTTGATGGGGTCGAAGTATTCCATCGTGATCACGACCAAGTAGCCCAGCAAAAGTATTTAGAATTATGTCATACTATTGAAGCGAAAACAGGCCAAGAGCTCCTCAAAACGGGCGGGTCTGATTTTCACGATGAGGAATATGGCCGTGTACCAGAACCATTAGGCATCACCAGATTAGATAATAGCTATGCAAAAGTTATGATAAAACGATTGAAAGAAAGCGGCTCATTATGA
- a CDS encoding DUF4352 domain-containing protein has protein sequence MKGKIVLLAALLILLVLIGGYSLSSQQVSTLDGQESTGSVKRSESTQEINQLLMTVNHIRTEESINEGMQFVIVDLTIENESKSVQEFTLFKMTMTDSEGYAYSHSSRVETKGILGGQLHPDRKNRGEVAFEVPIESEYELVYTDHLRTGQVMWPITVDQ, from the coding sequence ATGAAGGGGAAAATTGTATTATTAGCTGCACTACTCATTTTACTAGTTTTAATCGGTGGATATTCACTAAGCAGTCAGCAAGTATCTACATTAGATGGACAAGAGTCAACAGGCAGTGTGAAAAGATCAGAATCAACGCAAGAAATCAATCAATTATTAATGACGGTCAACCATATCCGCACGGAAGAGTCAATCAATGAAGGCATGCAATTTGTCATTGTTGATTTGACTATTGAAAATGAGAGTAAGTCCGTACAAGAGTTCACGTTATTTAAAATGACGATGACAGATTCGGAAGGGTATGCGTATTCACATTCATCAAGAGTTGAAACAAAAGGAATTTTAGGTGGACAACTTCACCCAGACCGGAAAAATAGAGGCGAGGTGGCCTTTGAAGTTCCGATTGAAAGTGAGTATGAATTAGTGTATACCGATCACTTACGTACAGGTCAGGTTATGTGGCCAATAACAGTTGATCAATAA
- the nadE gene encoding ammonia-dependent NAD(+) synthetase, which yields MKSRIREDLHSESSIDAKEEINRRVQFLKEYVQTAKAKGYVLGISGGQDSTLAGKIAQLAMDELTHETGETYQFIGIRLPYGVQHDEDDAAKALEFIQPTVTKTVNIQGAVDASDAAFREATGEEMSDFNKGNTKARERMKIQYDIAAHYGCLVIGTDHAAEAITGFFTKHGDGACDVAPLFGLNKRQGKELLKILEAPERLYNKVPTADLEDDKPGLPDEEALGMTYDNLDDYLEGKQVEASIAEKIESRYRATEHKRQLPVTVYDNWWK from the coding sequence ATGAAAAGTCGAATTAGAGAAGACCTACATAGTGAATCATCGATTGATGCTAAAGAAGAGATTAATCGACGTGTTCAATTTTTAAAGGAGTATGTACAAACTGCTAAAGCTAAGGGGTATGTTCTTGGAATTTCTGGAGGACAAGACTCAACACTTGCAGGGAAAATCGCCCAATTGGCGATGGACGAGTTAACTCATGAAACAGGCGAAACCTACCAATTCATTGGCATTAGACTTCCTTACGGTGTGCAGCATGATGAAGATGATGCAGCGAAAGCCCTTGAATTCATTCAACCGACTGTCACAAAAACAGTGAACATCCAAGGGGCCGTTGATGCCAGTGATGCAGCTTTTCGTGAGGCAACTGGTGAAGAGATGAGCGATTTCAATAAAGGAAACACGAAAGCTCGCGAACGAATGAAAATTCAATATGACATCGCAGCTCATTATGGTTGCTTGGTAATCGGTACTGATCATGCAGCGGAAGCGATTACGGGATTCTTTACAAAACATGGAGATGGTGCGTGTGATGTTGCGCCACTATTTGGGTTAAACAAGCGTCAAGGAAAAGAATTACTAAAAATATTAGAAGCACCAGAACGTCTGTACAACAAAGTACCTACAGCTGACCTTGAGGATGATAAGCCTGGTCTACCTGACGAAGAGGCACTTGGCATGACGTATGATAATTTAGATGATTACTTAGAGGGGAAACAGGTGGAAGCTTCCATTGCAGAAAAAATTGAATCTCGCTATCGTGCAACGGAACATAAGCGTCAGCTACCTGTTACTGTTTACGATAATTGGTGGAAATAA
- the tlp gene encoding small acid-soluble spore protein Tlp, protein MQSKPDNRADNVEKLKQMKENTQHNIEAAEESIAQSEMSDAQKQQIKEKNAHRQESIEAFESEIVDESHARENNYK, encoded by the coding sequence ATGCAGTCAAAACCAGATAATCGCGCAGATAACGTGGAAAAGTTGAAGCAAATGAAAGAAAATACTCAGCACAACATCGAAGCAGCTGAGGAGTCAATCGCTCAATCAGAAATGTCTGATGCCCAAAAGCAACAGATTAAAGAAAAAAATGCTCATCGTCAAGAAAGCATTGAAGCGTTTGAATCCGAAATCGTTGATGAATCACATGCGCGAGAAAACAACTACAAATAA
- a CDS encoding acyl-CoA thioesterase yields the protein MFISKKKVEVRYAETDQMGIVHHSNYVVWFELGRTHLIKEIGFNYSEMEKDGYLSPVTDIQVSYKRPATYGEEVTVNTWVEQYDGIRVIYGYEVWNSKEQLCVTGTSSHCCVKKETFRPISIRKQLPEWHEVYEKIKKS from the coding sequence TTGTTTATTTCGAAGAAGAAAGTTGAAGTGCGTTATGCTGAAACAGATCAAATGGGGATTGTTCATCATTCTAATTACGTCGTTTGGTTTGAACTTGGGAGAACCCATCTTATAAAGGAAATTGGTTTTAATTATAGCGAGATGGAGAAAGATGGATATTTATCTCCTGTGACAGACATACAAGTATCTTATAAACGTCCAGCAACGTACGGAGAAGAAGTAACAGTAAACACGTGGGTAGAGCAATATGATGGCATTCGCGTCATATATGGATATGAAGTATGGAATAGTAAGGAGCAATTATGTGTCACAGGTACAAGTTCGCATTGTTGCGTCAAAAAGGAAACCTTCAGACCGATTTCAATAAGAAAGCAACTGCCAGAATGGCACGAGGTGTATGAAAAAATTAAAAAATCATAA